A region of Thermococcus piezophilus DNA encodes the following proteins:
- a CDS encoding energy-coupling factor ABC transporter permease — protein sequence MHIPDGLLSTPVIIMTYTVTIAGILYSIKKLGDFPEEKIPLLGLFAAGIFAAQMVNFPIIGGVSGHLLGATLVAIMLGPYAAVVVMTAVLLIQTFLFGDGGIMAMGANILNMGLIGAFVGYAIYTRLKNINEAFAMGFAAWLSVLLGATMTAIEIGLSQSLPFTKVLTLMISYHAIIGIGEAILTILIVQAVRMKLPEIEGVTA from the coding sequence TTGCACATACCAGACGGGTTGTTGAGCACACCAGTTATAATAATGACTTACACAGTAACCATAGCGGGCATTCTGTACTCAATTAAAAAGCTCGGGGACTTTCCGGAAGAGAAGATACCTCTCCTCGGCCTCTTTGCGGCTGGAATCTTCGCGGCCCAGATGGTCAACTTCCCGATAATCGGGGGAGTCAGTGGGCATCTGCTCGGAGCGACGCTCGTGGCCATAATGCTTGGCCCGTACGCGGCGGTAGTAGTCATGACTGCGGTGCTGCTCATCCAGACATTTCTATTCGGCGACGGTGGAATAATGGCCATGGGGGCGAACATCCTCAACATGGGTCTTATCGGAGCGTTCGTTGGCTACGCTATCTACACCAGGCTGAAGAACATCAATGAGGCTTTCGCCATGGGCTTTGCCGCGTGGCTTTCGGTGCTCCTGGGAGCAACGATGACTGCTATCGAGATAGGCCTCAGCCAGAGCCTGCCCTTCACCAAAGTTCTCACCCTGATGATAAGCTATCATGCTATAATCGGCATCGGCGAGGCCATACTCACTATACTCATCGTCCAGGCCGTTAGGATGAAGCTTCCCGAGATAGAGGGGGTGACCGCATGA
- a CDS encoding RNA-protein complex protein Nop10: protein MRFRIRKCPECGRYTLKETCPVCGAKTRVAHPPRFSPEDPYGEYRRRLKREQLGLTKG, encoded by the coding sequence ATGAGGTTTCGCATAAGGAAGTGCCCCGAATGCGGGCGCTATACTTTAAAGGAGACCTGCCCCGTCTGCGGGGCCAAGACAAGAGTGGCCCATCCGCCGAGGTTCTCGCCAGAAGATCCCTACGGCGAGTACAGGCGGAGGCTTAAGCGCGAGCAGTTGGGGCTAACCAAGGGGTGA
- a CDS encoding pyridoxal phosphate-dependent aminotransferase, producing MIRASKRAMGIEYAIRDVVLPARELEKKGIKVIRLNIGDPVKYDFQPPEHMRKAYCEAIMEGHNYYGESEGDFELRKAIVEREKKKNGVDITPDDVRVTAAVTEALQFIFGAAIDSGDEILIPGPSYPPYVGLVKFYDGIPVEYRTIEEEGWQPDVDDIRKKITERTKAIAVINPNNPTGALYDRKVLKEILDIACEHGLFVISDEIYDLMTYDGEHVSPASITKDVPVIVMNGLSKVYFSTGWRLGYMYYVDPEGKLDELREAIDKMARIRLCPNTPAQKAAIAGLTGPMDYLREYMVKLRERRDYIYKRLNEIPGISTQKPQGAFYIFPKIEEGPWKSDKEFVLDVLHEAHVLFVHGSGFGRNGAGHFRAVFLPSVEILEQAMDSLEAFMRKRLSS from the coding sequence ATGATTCGCGCATCTAAGAGGGCCATGGGCATTGAATACGCCATAAGGGATGTTGTCCTTCCTGCCAGAGAGCTTGAAAAGAAGGGGATAAAGGTAATACGACTCAACATAGGCGATCCCGTCAAATACGACTTCCAGCCGCCCGAGCACATGAGAAAGGCCTACTGCGAGGCCATCATGGAAGGCCACAACTACTACGGAGAGAGTGAGGGAGACTTTGAGCTTAGAAAGGCCATCGTTGAACGCGAGAAGAAAAAGAACGGTGTTGATATAACGCCCGACGATGTGCGCGTTACTGCGGCGGTTACGGAAGCCCTGCAGTTCATATTCGGTGCCGCCATCGACTCGGGGGATGAGATTCTCATACCTGGTCCGAGCTATCCGCCCTACGTTGGCCTTGTAAAGTTCTACGATGGCATCCCCGTCGAGTACAGAACCATTGAAGAAGAAGGCTGGCAGCCCGATGTCGATGACATAAGAAAGAAGATAACCGAGAGAACGAAGGCAATAGCCGTCATCAACCCTAACAACCCGACTGGTGCCCTCTACGATAGGAAGGTTCTGAAGGAGATACTCGATATAGCCTGCGAACACGGCCTTTTCGTCATAAGCGACGAGATATACGACCTCATGACCTACGATGGAGAGCACGTTTCTCCGGCTTCCATCACTAAGGACGTGCCAGTTATAGTTATGAACGGCCTCTCGAAGGTCTACTTCTCCACCGGCTGGCGATTGGGCTACATGTACTACGTCGATCCCGAGGGCAAGCTCGACGAGCTGAGGGAAGCGATAGACAAGATGGCGAGGATAAGACTATGTCCGAACACACCTGCTCAGAAGGCAGCCATAGCTGGCCTCACGGGTCCGATGGACTACCTCAGGGAATACATGGTGAAGCTCAGGGAGAGGAGAGACTACATCTACAAGCGCCTCAACGAGATACCGGGAATAAGCACCCAGAAGCCGCAGGGAGCCTTCTACATCTTCCCGAAAATTGAAGAGGGCCCATGGAAGAGCGACAAGGAGTTCGTCCTCGACGTCCTGCACGAGGCTCACGTACTCTTCGTCCATGGATCCGGCTTCGGAAGGAACGGTGCCGGGCACTTCAGGGCGGTCTTCCTGCCGTCGGTTGAGATACTGGAGCAGGCCATGGACAGCCTTGAGGCCTTCATGAGGAAGAGGCTAAGTTCCTGA
- a CDS encoding MoaD/ThiS family protein has product MIKVKVIGRGIEKETEWRKGMKIADVLREVGFNTESAIAKLNGRVALEDENVKDGDYVEVIPVVSGG; this is encoded by the coding sequence ATGATCAAGGTCAAGGTCATTGGAAGAGGAATAGAGAAGGAAACTGAGTGGAGGAAGGGAATGAAGATTGCAGATGTTCTCCGCGAAGTGGGCTTCAACACAGAGAGTGCGATAGCGAAGCTCAACGGCCGCGTTGCCCTGGAGGACGAGAACGTGAAAGATGGTGACTACGTGGAGGTTATTCCTGTAGTTTCGGGTGGATGA
- a CDS encoding proteasome assembly chaperone family protein, translating into MKETRIYVYERPQLRDPVFIEGLPGIGLVGKLAAEHLIQELEAVKFAELYSPHFMHQVLIKKNSVVELMKNEFYYWKNPDENGRDLIIITGDQQVPPTDSPGHFEVVGKMLDFVSEFGVREIITMGGYQVPELQGEPKVLAAVTHEELVEYYKAKLEGCQVEVVWREDEGGAIVGAAGLLLGVGKLRSMFGISLLGESLGYIVDAKAAKSILSAATKILGIELDMSALDERAKETEEILKKVQEMQRAMLEQAMPPTPEEEDRGYL; encoded by the coding sequence ATGAAGGAAACCAGGATTTACGTCTACGAGAGGCCTCAGCTGAGAGACCCCGTGTTCATCGAGGGGCTCCCGGGTATAGGCCTCGTTGGAAAGCTCGCAGCCGAGCACCTGATTCAGGAGCTTGAGGCAGTTAAGTTCGCCGAACTTTACTCACCGCACTTCATGCACCAAGTGCTCATCAAGAAGAATTCCGTCGTTGAGCTGATGAAGAACGAGTTCTACTACTGGAAGAACCCCGACGAGAACGGGAGAGACCTCATAATTATCACAGGTGACCAGCAGGTTCCTCCAACAGACAGTCCCGGCCACTTCGAGGTCGTTGGCAAAATGCTTGACTTCGTGAGCGAGTTCGGAGTAAGGGAAATCATCACGATGGGCGGCTATCAGGTGCCAGAGCTTCAAGGCGAGCCGAAGGTTTTAGCGGCGGTGACCCACGAGGAGCTGGTTGAATACTACAAAGCCAAGCTGGAAGGCTGCCAGGTAGAGGTCGTATGGAGGGAGGACGAGGGAGGCGCTATAGTTGGTGCCGCCGGACTGCTTCTCGGTGTGGGCAAGCTCAGGAGCATGTTTGGGATATCGCTCCTCGGGGAGAGCCTCGGCTACATCGTCGATGCCAAAGCGGCTAAATCCATCCTCAGTGCTGCAACCAAGATACTTGGCATTGAACTGGACATGAGCGCCCTCGATGAGCGTGCAAAAGAAACCGAGGAGATACTCAAGAAGGTTCAGGAGATGCAGAGAGCCATGCTTGAGCAGGCGATGCCCCCCACACCAGAGGAAGAGGACAGGGGCTACCTCTGA
- a CDS encoding translation initiation factor IF-2 subunit alpha, with the protein MPRKAKEYPEEGEFVIATVKSIHPYGAFLKLDEYPGKEGFMHISEVASTWVKNIRDFVREGQKIVAKVIRVDPSKGHIDLSLKRVNQQQRKAKLQEYKRAQKAENLLKMAAEKLGKDFDTAWREVWVPLEEEYGEVYAAFEDAAQNGIEVLKGIIPDEWFEPLNEVVTNYVEVPTVTIDAEFEITVPKPNGIEIIKEALIRARDRVNEEKDIEVKFTYQGAPRYRIDITAPDYYKAEEVLEDIAEEILRVIKQAGGEATLLRKEKRIKKIKRRGA; encoded by the coding sequence ATGCCGAGGAAAGCCAAGGAGTACCCTGAAGAGGGAGAGTTTGTCATCGCGACTGTCAAGAGCATCCATCCTTACGGTGCGTTTCTCAAGCTCGACGAGTACCCCGGTAAGGAGGGATTCATGCACATAAGCGAGGTCGCCTCCACATGGGTTAAGAACATCAGGGACTTCGTCAGGGAGGGCCAGAAGATAGTGGCCAAGGTTATCAGGGTAGACCCGAGCAAGGGACACATAGATTTAAGCCTCAAAAGGGTGAACCAGCAGCAGAGAAAGGCCAAGCTCCAGGAGTACAAGCGCGCTCAGAAGGCAGAGAACCTTCTCAAGATGGCGGCAGAAAAGCTCGGAAAGGACTTCGATACGGCCTGGCGCGAGGTCTGGGTTCCGCTCGAGGAGGAGTATGGAGAAGTTTACGCCGCCTTTGAGGACGCGGCCCAGAATGGCATAGAGGTTCTGAAGGGCATAATCCCAGACGAGTGGTTCGAGCCCCTCAACGAGGTAGTCACCAACTACGTCGAGGTTCCAACCGTTACCATTGATGCGGAGTTCGAGATAACCGTGCCAAAGCCAAACGGCATTGAGATCATCAAGGAGGCCCTCATAAGGGCCAGGGACAGGGTGAACGAGGAGAAGGACATCGAGGTCAAGTTCACATACCAGGGAGCGCCGAGATACAGGATAGACATAACTGCACCCGACTACTACAAGGCCGAAGAGGTTCTTGAGGACATCGCCGAGGAGATTCTCAGAGTCATAAAGCAGGCGGGCGGAGAGGCAACCCTCCTGAGGAAGGAGAAGAGAATCAAGAAGATAAAGAGGAGAGGCGCCTAA
- a CDS encoding PDGLE domain-containing protein encodes MRTIVNGLTVIVVILAIVLPLASSNPDGLEATMEKVGLEENPIYHAPLDYGESWVQSFAMGLLGVTLTFMVGYGLAKLAKGA; translated from the coding sequence ATGAGGACGATAGTGAATGGGCTCACCGTCATAGTCGTTATATTGGCCATAGTCCTTCCGCTGGCCTCGAGCAATCCCGATGGTTTAGAGGCCACCATGGAAAAGGTCGGCCTCGAAGAGAATCCCATCTACCACGCCCCCCTCGATTATGGCGAAAGCTGGGTCCAGAGCTTCGCCATGGGGCTCCTCGGAGTAACCTTGACCTTCATGGTTGGCTACGGCTTAGCAAAGCTCGCCAAGGGTGCCTGA
- a CDS encoding energy-coupling factor ABC transporter ATP-binding protein, whose product MIELRDVHFSYAGREVLRGVNLTIEGEEIFGILGPNGAGKSTLVLHLNGILKPKKGKVIIDDLDPAKNPKEVRRKVGIVFQDPNDQLFSPTVFEDVAFGPYNLGLRGEKMRERVLWALRQVGMEDYASRETKELSFGEKKRIAIATILAMEPEIIVFDEPFANLDFKGKRLLGELIRRMKEEGKTVILASHEAEYLTLCDRIALMDSGKVITVGTPEEILGNPRLLREHNLEVPSIAELFLSLGLKVPRNVEEARKILEEWKRAKL is encoded by the coding sequence ATGATAGAGCTGAGGGATGTTCACTTCTCGTACGCAGGAAGAGAGGTCCTGAGGGGTGTGAACCTCACCATCGAAGGGGAAGAAATTTTCGGAATTCTTGGACCCAATGGGGCTGGAAAGAGCACGCTTGTTCTTCATCTCAACGGCATACTGAAGCCGAAGAAGGGAAAGGTGATTATAGACGACCTCGATCCCGCTAAGAACCCCAAGGAGGTTCGAAGGAAGGTTGGCATCGTCTTTCAGGACCCAAACGACCAGCTGTTCTCGCCGACTGTCTTCGAGGACGTTGCCTTCGGCCCCTACAACCTCGGTCTCCGCGGGGAGAAGATGAGGGAGAGAGTCCTGTGGGCACTGAGACAGGTCGGTATGGAAGACTACGCCAGCAGGGAAACAAAGGAGCTCAGCTTCGGCGAAAAGAAGAGGATAGCAATAGCCACGATTCTTGCAATGGAACCCGAAATCATCGTCTTTGACGAGCCCTTCGCCAACCTTGATTTCAAGGGAAAACGGCTCCTCGGGGAGTTGATAAGGAGGATGAAGGAGGAAGGGAAGACGGTAATTCTGGCCTCCCACGAGGCAGAATATCTGACCCTCTGCGACAGGATAGCCCTGATGGACAGTGGGAAAGTAATAACCGTCGGAACGCCTGAGGAGATACTCGGTAATCCCAGGCTCCTTAGAGAGCACAACCTTGAGGTCCCATCCATCGCGGAGCTGTTCCTAAGCTTGGGGCTGAAGGTTCCAAGGAACGTTGAAGAGGCAAGAAAAATACTCGAAGAATGGAAAAGGGCTAAGCTATAG
- a CDS encoding 50S ribosomal protein L44e has translation MKYPKQIRTYCPFCKKHTIHKVEKVKKRPRSELSQGQRRFRRIMKGYRGFPRPNPAGREKPVKKLDLRFRCTVCGKAHTRGQGFRVKKFELVEV, from the coding sequence ATGAAGTATCCAAAGCAGATAAGGACTTACTGTCCGTTTTGTAAGAAGCACACCATCCACAAGGTCGAGAAGGTCAAGAAGAGGCCAAGGAGCGAGCTCAGCCAGGGTCAGAGGCGTTTCAGGAGAATCATGAAGGGTTACCGCGGTTTCCCGAGGCCGAACCCAGCTGGAAGGGAAAAGCCAGTCAAGAAGCTCGACCTTAGGTTCAGGTGCACCGTCTGCGGTAAGGCCCACACGAGGGGACAGGGCTTCCGCGTTAAGAAGTTCGAGCTCGTGGAGGTGTGA
- the glmM gene encoding phosphoglucosamine mutase, whose protein sequence is MGKLFGTFGVRGIANEKITPEFALRMGIAFGTMLKREGMEKPLVVVGRDTRVSGEMLKNALISGLLSVGCDVIDVGVAPTPAIQFACRYFKADGGAVITASHNPPEYNGIKLLEPNGMGLKKEREAVVEELFFNEDFDRAKWDEIGEVRKEDIIRPYLDAIKSRVDVEAIRKRKPSVVVDTSNGAGSLTLPYLLMELGCKVVSVNAHPDGHFPARNPEPNEENLRDFMKVVKALGADFGVAQDGDADRAVFIDENGNFVQGDKTFALVADAVLRENGGGLLVTTVATSYLLDDIAKRNNAEVMRTKVGDLIVARALLEHDGTIGGEENGGVIFPDFVLGRDGAMTAAKIVEIFAKSGKKFSELIDELPRYYQFKTKMHIEGNRKAIVAKVAELASERGYTIDTTDGTKILFDDGWVLVRASGTEPIIRVFSEAKSKEKAREYLDLGLELLEKAIA, encoded by the coding sequence ATGGGAAAGCTGTTCGGAACCTTCGGCGTCAGGGGGATAGCCAACGAGAAGATAACCCCCGAGTTCGCGCTTAGGATGGGTATAGCCTTCGGAACGATGCTGAAGAGGGAAGGAATGGAGAAGCCGCTGGTAGTTGTCGGCAGGGACACCCGCGTTAGCGGCGAGATGCTCAAAAATGCCCTAATAAGCGGTCTCCTCAGTGTTGGATGTGACGTTATCGATGTCGGAGTCGCTCCAACTCCAGCCATACAGTTCGCCTGCAGGTACTTCAAGGCCGACGGCGGAGCGGTAATAACGGCAAGCCACAACCCGCCTGAATACAACGGCATAAAGCTCCTCGAGCCCAACGGCATGGGCTTGAAGAAGGAGAGGGAGGCGGTAGTTGAGGAGTTGTTCTTCAACGAGGACTTCGACAGGGCCAAGTGGGACGAAATCGGGGAGGTTAGAAAGGAGGACATAATAAGGCCCTATCTCGACGCCATAAAATCTAGGGTGGACGTTGAGGCAATAAGGAAGAGGAAGCCATCCGTAGTCGTCGATACGTCCAACGGTGCCGGCTCGCTCACTTTACCATACCTTCTCATGGAGCTGGGCTGTAAGGTCGTCAGCGTAAACGCCCATCCAGACGGCCACTTCCCTGCGAGAAATCCTGAGCCCAACGAGGAAAATCTTAGGGACTTCATGAAGGTTGTCAAGGCTCTCGGGGCGGACTTTGGAGTGGCTCAGGACGGAGATGCCGACAGAGCCGTTTTCATTGACGAGAACGGCAACTTTGTTCAGGGTGATAAGACCTTTGCGCTGGTTGCCGATGCCGTTCTCAGAGAAAACGGCGGAGGGCTGCTTGTCACAACCGTCGCTACCTCCTACCTGCTTGATGACATAGCCAAGAGGAACAATGCCGAGGTAATGCGCACGAAGGTCGGCGACCTTATAGTGGCGAGGGCTTTGTTGGAGCACGACGGAACCATAGGTGGCGAGGAGAACGGCGGCGTAATCTTTCCAGACTTTGTCCTCGGCAGGGATGGGGCCATGACAGCGGCAAAAATCGTGGAGATATTCGCGAAAAGCGGTAAGAAGTTCAGCGAGCTTATAGATGAACTCCCCAGGTACTACCAGTTCAAGACGAAAATGCATATCGAAGGCAACAGGAAGGCGATAGTCGCTAAAGTGGCTGAGTTGGCCAGCGAGAGAGGTTACACCATCGATACAACTGACGGAACCAAGATACTCTTCGACGACGGCTGGGTATTGGTCAGGGCCAGCGGAACGGAGCCGATAATAAGGGTTTTCAGCGAGGCGAAGAGCAAAGAAAAGGCAAGGGAATACCTCGACCTTGGCTTGGAGCTTTTGGAGAAGGCTATAGCTTAG
- a CDS encoding Nre family DNA repair protein, giving the protein MTQLFNSKLCAVCKGRKLLCGRPTCPILERFRVAKRVEERLNKRHLFGSSPPSIFVGEYGYPKVRIGPLVPPIEGNTSHLDNPLKWENNTIKDILYYRSLLVMGETTADIHVRRSGRILGEVQELAMSIRPVDSEILLKRKPVFKVLPSEFAPPIGPKAELLDFELTENPKIPRRTDYVVSDELKAEQAIMRLYNWGFDEYYIIRLLSAGLLGLDKKLVPTRWSITAVQDTIGNNLRREILSYPEINDYEVYFYEFLGNRYAILLMPESYAFELLEVWLKGSLFGSEAPSVIHDYEDFRGRTGYVKETAGAYHAARLSVLEALRARGRQARIVVFREVTPKYYASVGVWQIRLGVKKAMENPVGRFSMLNEALEAIKRRLEHPFEKYLARSHILGSLARQKTLDEWLGKNLYRLTE; this is encoded by the coding sequence ATGACCCAGCTTTTCAATTCCAAGCTCTGTGCCGTCTGCAAGGGCAGAAAGCTCCTCTGCGGCAGACCAACCTGCCCGATTCTCGAAAGGTTCAGGGTAGCCAAGAGAGTCGAGGAAAGGCTCAACAAGCGCCACCTCTTCGGCTCATCCCCGCCAAGCATCTTCGTCGGTGAGTATGGCTATCCCAAGGTTAGAATCGGCCCTCTTGTGCCGCCGATTGAGGGAAACACGAGCCACCTAGATAATCCCCTCAAGTGGGAGAACAATACAATAAAGGACATCCTCTACTACCGCTCGCTATTGGTTATGGGCGAGACAACGGCAGACATCCACGTAAGGAGGAGCGGAAGAATACTCGGCGAGGTTCAGGAGCTGGCCATGTCGATAAGGCCAGTTGACAGCGAGATACTCTTGAAGAGAAAGCCCGTTTTTAAAGTCCTTCCAAGTGAGTTTGCCCCGCCAATAGGGCCGAAGGCGGAGCTTTTGGACTTTGAGCTCACGGAGAACCCTAAAATACCGCGAAGAACCGACTACGTGGTGAGCGACGAGCTCAAGGCCGAGCAGGCAATAATGCGCCTCTACAACTGGGGCTTCGACGAGTACTATATTATAAGGCTCCTCTCTGCGGGATTGCTCGGGCTTGATAAGAAGCTCGTGCCAACGAGGTGGAGCATAACGGCTGTCCAGGACACCATAGGGAACAACCTCCGGAGAGAAATCCTCAGTTATCCAGAGATAAACGATTACGAGGTCTACTTCTACGAATTCCTCGGCAACCGCTATGCGATTCTCCTTATGCCAGAGAGCTACGCCTTCGAGCTGCTTGAGGTCTGGCTTAAGGGTTCGCTCTTCGGAAGTGAGGCGCCGAGTGTTATCCATGACTACGAGGACTTCCGCGGAAGAACGGGATACGTAAAGGAAACGGCCGGAGCCTACCACGCAGCCCGTCTGAGCGTTCTTGAAGCTTTGAGAGCGAGGGGGAGGCAGGCGAGGATTGTTGTTTTCCGCGAAGTCACTCCGAAGTACTACGCTTCCGTCGGTGTCTGGCAGATAAGGCTGGGCGTTAAGAAGGCTATGGAGAACCCGGTTGGGCGCTTCTCGATGCTCAATGAAGCCCTAGAGGCAATAAAGCGTCGCCTTGAGCATCCGTTCGAGAAGTATCTTGCAAGGAGCCATATACTCGGCAGTCTAGCGAGGCAGAAAACCCTTGACGAGTGGCTCGGAAAGAATTTATACCGCCTCACCGAATAG
- a CDS encoding 30S ribosomal protein S27e — protein sequence MALPKNLIPMPRSRFLRVKCIDCGNEQIVFSNPATTVRCLVCGATLVEPTGGKGVIKAKILEVLE from the coding sequence ATGGCGCTCCCGAAGAACCTCATCCCGATGCCGAGGAGCAGGTTCCTCCGCGTCAAGTGCATCGACTGCGGCAACGAGCAGATAGTCTTCAGCAACCCGGCTACCACCGTTAGGTGCCTCGTCTGCGGTGCTACTCTCGTCGAGCCCACTGGCGGTAAGGGCGTTATCAAGGCCAAGATACTCGAGGTTCTCGAGTGA
- a CDS encoding lysine exporter LysO family protein, with translation MRFLAYVLTSLFVGILVGHFYAPDFGNLHEIMLYILIFLIGIDLAQSFRIKEIRKLGKLALKLPLGTLAGSLLGGLAASLILGIDLKWGLTVSAGCGWYSLTGPLIAQYSAVYGTLGFLANLTREIFTVLLYPVAIKRIPKELAVSMGGATTMDTTLPIMTKFGGSEVALIAFVHGFILTALVPFAVPFILQF, from the coding sequence ATGAGGTTCCTGGCTTACGTTTTGACTTCCCTTTTTGTGGGAATACTGGTCGGTCACTTCTACGCCCCGGACTTCGGCAACCTGCACGAGATAATGCTCTACATCCTGATATTCCTGATTGGCATAGACCTCGCCCAGAGCTTCAGGATCAAAGAGATACGAAAGCTCGGAAAGCTCGCCCTCAAGCTGCCCCTTGGAACCCTCGCAGGTTCTCTCCTTGGAGGGCTGGCAGCTTCGCTGATCCTCGGGATAGACCTGAAATGGGGGCTTACCGTTTCAGCGGGCTGCGGTTGGTACAGCCTAACCGGGCCGCTGATAGCCCAATACTCGGCAGTCTACGGAACCCTGGGCTTCCTCGCCAACCTGACGAGGGAGATATTCACGGTTCTCCTCTATCCCGTTGCAATCAAAAGAATTCCCAAGGAGTTAGCGGTCTCAATGGGTGGGGCAACGACCATGGACACCACCCTGCCAATAATGACCAAGTTCGGCGGGAGTGAAGTCGCTCTAATAGCCTTTGTCCACGGGTTCATCCTCACTGCTCTCGTTCCATTTGCGGTTCCATTCATCCTTCAGTTTTAA
- a CDS encoding energy-coupling factor transporter transmembrane component T family protein, protein MYLPFIFIYAIGVVTRKSLSELAYFALLFLAVAIMMRLKKRVLLNLGFLLGFEGLLFILALFNPGRPILDTHIGSITHEGLYLFFLLLGKAFLSAGTAVVITSSVGFSRILAEMETLKFPRMLILTLAFTYRYLDLFAEEAERMKRALDSRAFGIGRKEYYRKLGALIGEIFVRAYLRNGRIYKAMLSRGFGEFPRLEEPRPNFSIGLLMLLAIGGLLI, encoded by the coding sequence GTGTACCTGCCGTTCATTTTTATTTACGCGATTGGCGTCGTTACCCGAAAAAGCCTGAGTGAGTTAGCTTATTTTGCCCTCCTGTTCCTCGCTGTAGCCATTATGATGAGGCTTAAGAAGAGAGTTCTCCTCAACCTCGGATTCCTCCTCGGGTTCGAGGGGCTACTCTTCATCCTTGCCCTCTTCAATCCTGGAAGACCAATTCTCGATACCCACATAGGGTCAATAACCCACGAGGGACTTTATTTATTCTTCCTTCTCCTTGGGAAGGCCTTTCTATCCGCGGGAACCGCCGTAGTGATAACCAGCTCGGTCGGCTTTTCAAGGATACTCGCAGAGATGGAGACCCTGAAGTTTCCGAGGATGCTCATCCTGACGCTCGCGTTCACATACCGCTACCTCGACCTCTTTGCAGAGGAGGCCGAGAGGATGAAGCGGGCCCTCGATTCCAGGGCCTTTGGAATCGGGAGAAAGGAATACTACCGGAAACTTGGAGCACTCATAGGCGAAATTTTTGTGAGGGCATACCTTAGAAACGGGAGAATTTATAAGGCAATGCTCTCAAGGGGCTTTGGCGAGTTCCCAAGACTAGAAGAACCACGTCCAAATTTCTCAATCGGACTGCTGATGCTCCTCGCCATCGGGGGTCTGCTGATATGA
- a CDS encoding HTH domain-containing protein — MRMSEVELVFKVLKEAGKPLKSKEIAELAGIDKKEVDKAIKILKKEGKIISPKRCYYAPAE; from the coding sequence ATGAGAATGAGCGAGGTTGAGCTGGTGTTCAAGGTTTTAAAAGAAGCTGGAAAGCCACTTAAGAGCAAGGAGATAGCCGAGCTTGCCGGCATCGACAAGAAAGAAGTCGATAAAGCGATAAAGATTCTGAAAAAAGAGGGCAAGATAATCTCGCCGAAGCGCTGCTACTACGCGCCAGCCGAGTGA